The Solanum lycopersicum chromosome 9, SLM_r2.1 genome window below encodes:
- the LOC138338358 gene encoding uncharacterized protein has product MAPFEALYGRRCRSPIGWFDAVEVRPWGTNLLSESLDKVKLIQDRLLMALSRRKSYADRKGKLSPRYIGPFEIVERIGEVAYQLSLPSGLSGIHLVFHILMLKKYYQGGAHVIQWDSVLLVQNLNFEEEPVTILDRQIWKLRSKEIALVKIQWKHRPLEEAKWETESSMRIKYPHLFEHLG; this is encoded by the exons atggcaccatttgaggctttgtatggtaggagatgtcgatctccaattggatggtttgatgCAGTTGAGGTTAGACCGTGGGGTACAAATTTGTTGAGTGAGTCCTTAgacaaggtcaagttgatccaagatagacttctcatggctcTGAGTAGGCGAAAGAGTTATGCAGATAGGAAG GGAAAGttgagtccaaggtatattggtcctttcgagattgtggagcgtattggtgaggtggcaTATCAGTTGTCTTTGCCATCTGGTTTGTCCGGTATCCATcttgtatttcatattttgatGCTAAAGAAGTATTATCAGGGTGGTGCtcatgtgattcaatgggattccGTGTTACTTGTtcagaatttgaattttgaggAGGAGCCGGTTaccattttggataggcaaatttGGAAGCTAAGGTCCAAGGAGATTGCTTTAGTAAAGATTCAATGGAAGCATCGTCCACTGGAGGAGGCTAAATGGGAGACAGAGTCAAGCATGAGGAttaaatatcctcatctttttgagcaTTTAGGTTAg